A genomic region of Homo sapiens chromosome 4, GRCh38.p14 Primary Assembly contains the following coding sequences:
- the BBS12 gene encoding chaperonin-containing T-complex member BBS12, with translation MVMACRVVNKRRHMGLQQLSSFAETGRTFLGPLKSSKFIIDEECHESVLISSTVRLLESLDLTSAVGQLLNEAVQAQNNTYRTGISTLLFLVGAWSSAVEECLHLGVPISIIVSVMSEGLNFCSEEVVSLHVPVHNIFDCMDSTKTFSQLETFSVSLCPFLQVPSDTDLIEELHGLKDVASQTLTISNLSGRPLKSYELFKPQTKVEADNNTSRTLKNSLLADTCCRQSILIHSRHFNRTDNTEGVSKPDGFQEHVTATHKTYRCNDLVELAVGLSHGDHSSMKLVEEAVQLQYQNACVQQGNCTKPFMFDISRIFTCCLPGLPETSSCVCPGYITVVSVSNNPVIKELQNQPVRIVLIEGDLTENYRHLGFNKSANIKTVLDSMRLQEDSSEELWANHVLQVLIQFKVNLVLVQGNVSERLIEKCINSKRLVIGSVNGSVMQAFAEAAGAVQVAYITQVNEDCVGDGVCVTFWRSSPLDVVDRNNRIAILLKTEGINLVTAVLTNPVTAQMQIKEDRFWTCAYRLYYALKEEKVFLGGGAVEFLCLSCLHILAEQSLKKENHACSGWLHNTSSWLASSLAIYRPTVLKFLANGWQKYLSTLLYNTANYSSEFEASTYIQHHLQNATDSGSPSSYILNEYSKLNSRIFNSDISNKLEQIPRVYDVVTPKIEAWRRALDLVLLVLQTDSEIITGHGHTQINSQELTGFLFL, from the coding sequence ATGGTGATGGCTTGCAGAGTCGTAAACAAAAGAAGACACATGGGACTTCAACAACTTTCATCATTCGCGGAAACAGGAAGAACTTTCCTAGGCCCACTAAAATCATCCAAATTTATTATAGATGAAGAATGTCATGAAAGTGTATTAATCAGTTCAACAGTAAGGCTTCTTGAAAGTTTGGATTTAACCAGTGCAGTGGGACAACTTCTCAATGAAGCAGTTCAAGCACAAAACAACACATATAGAACTGGAATCAGTACTCTTTTGTTTCTTGTTGGTGCTTGGAGCAGTGCAGTTGAAGAATGTCTTCATCTTGGTGTCCCCATTTCCATAATAGTATCAGTAATGTCAGAAGGCTTAAACTTTTGTAGTGAAGAGGTAGTTTCTCTTCATGTACCTGTTCACAATATATTTGACTGTATGGACAGCACAAAAACATTTTCTCAACTTGAAACATTTAGTGTAAGTTTGTGTCCTTTTCTACAGGTCCCTTCAGATACTGATTTGATAGAGGAATTGCATGGTCTCAAAGATGTTGCCTCTCAAACACTGACCATTTCCAACCTTTCTGGGAGACCTCTTAAATCATATGAATTATTTAAACCTCAGACAAAGGTTGAAGCAGATAACAACACATCACGAACTCTGAAAAACAGCCTGCTTGCAGATACCTGCTGCAGACAGTCAATACTAATCCACAGTAGGCATTTTAATAGGACAGATAATACTGAAGGGGTAAGCAAACCAGATGGATTTCAAGAACATGTTACAGCTACTCACAAAACTTACAGATGTAATGATTTGGTAGAGTTGGCAGTAGGCTTGAGTCATGGAGATCACAGCAGCATGAAGTTAGTAGAAGAAGCAGTACAGCTGCAATATCAGAATGCTTGTGTGCAACAAGGCAACTGTACAAAACCATTTATGTTTGACATTTCAAGAATTTTCACTTGCTGTCTACCAGGCTTACCTGAAACTTCTTCTTGTGTTTGTCCAGGATATATCACTGTTGTGTCAGTATCTAATAATCCTGTGATCAAGGAATTGCAGAATCAGCCTGTGCGAATAGTTCTCATTGAGGGTGACCTCACAGAGAATTACCGCCACCTGGGATTTAATAAGTCTGCAAATATTAAAACAGTATTAGATAGCATGCGGCTTCAAGAAGACAGCTCAGAAGAACTGTGGGCAAATCACGTGTTACAGGTGTTAATCCAGTTCAAGGTGAACCTTGTCCTGGTACAAGGAAATGTGTCCGAACGCTTAATTGAAAAATGTATAAACAGTAAGCGGTTGGTAATCGGCTCAGTGAATGGCAGTGTGATGCAGGCTTTTGCAGAGGCTGCAGGAGCAGTACAGGTGGCCTACATTACACAAGTGAATGAAGATTGTGTGGGCGACGGGGTCTGCGTGACCTTCTGGAGAAGCAGCCCTTTGGATGTTGTAGATAGGAACAACAGAATCGCAATCttattaaaaacagaaggaattAATTTGGTTACGGCCGTGCTCACTAACCCAGTTACTGCACAGATGCAAATCAAAGAAGATAGGTTCTGGACATGTGCCTATCGTTTGTATTATGCTCTAAAAGAGGAAAAGGTCTTCCTTGGAGGTGGTGCAGTTGAATTTTTGTGTCTTAGCTGTCTTCATATTCTTGCAGAGCaatctctgaaaaaagaaaaccatgccTGCTCAGGGTGGCTGCATAATACTTCCTCTTGGCTGGCTTCATCTCTGGCAATATACAGACCAACTGTGCTTAAATTCCTGGCAAATGGATGGCAGAAATACCTTTCAACTCTCCTATATAACACTGCCAATTACTCATCAGAATTTGAAGCCAGCACATACATTCAACATCATCTGCAAAATGCCACAGACTCTGGCTCTCCTTCATCTTACATCTTGAATGAATATAGTAAACTAAATAGTAGAATTTTTAATTCAGACATTTCAAATAAACTGGAGCAGATTCCGAGAGTTTATGACGTTGTTACACCAAAGATTGAGGCGTGGCGCCGAGCATTGGATTTAGTATTGTTAGTACTTCAGACAGACAGTGAAATAATTACtggacatggacacacacagaTAAATTCACAGGAATTAACGGGCTTTCTATTTTTGTAG